In Melospiza melodia melodia isolate bMelMel2 chromosome 5, bMelMel2.pri, whole genome shotgun sequence, the DNA window ACCTCACTGTCTGAATCAGAGCACAGAATCGACTTAGGTTTAAAACTAGGGCTGAAGGATGCAATTCCTTCTGGCTCAAACGAACACTCTACATGAAGAACTTGTGAAAATGGATTGTTCAGGTCAAAGGAAGAGAATGAGTATTCAAGCCCTGGTTCTTCAACTTGAAAGTTCCCACAAGCTCCCAGTAAGTCTTCATGGAAGATAAAAGAAAAACCCTTATTTAATCCATTATCTCCACTCTTGGATTGCTCGTTCTGTTCAAATGACACAAACGGCCTCCATAATTGCCTGTGCCCAGGGGCAAAGCTATTACCTGGAGTCATAAAAACATCTGTGCCAGCTATTGTCACCACATCGGAAGCTGCACACTGCAGTAAGCTCCCCTTTGAGTGaccaggtggcaccactgcccatTCTCCATCACTGTTAAATGTTTTGAGCTCCCCATACACACCACCAAGTATAAATGAGTTTTCTTTATCCTGGTTAACATCCCAGGGTTTTGATGGTGTGGTATAGTCACCACCATCTACTTTTGATAAATCATTTGAGACAAAGGCTCTCTTCTCTACATTCTCCTTTTGACCTTCCCAAAGGTGATACTCTGATCTTTGCACTGCTTTATTGGGTTCCTGGAGGGTTTCAACTTTTGCTTCTGTATCCAAACAGCAGCAATAGTTATTTACATCAGTTGAAAACAATTCATCTTCTATTCCTTCTATTTCTACCATTGCTGCAGAATTTCTGTCTGTCATATTTGTCCAAATATCTTTAATAACCCCTGAGCTGTAGCCATCTCCATGTGGACTGCTTTCCCTACACCCTTGTGTAGTTTCATAGTCTTTACTTTCTGCTTTTTGTTCTAGCTGAATACCACAGACAGATTCTAGCTTAGATTTCTTTTTGAAAATCAAAGTGGGCATTTCTCCTAAACTTCTAGCTTGCTGCTGGCAGGTTTCTTCTGGCAGAAAATCTAGAATTTCTTCATCTACATAATTCGAAGACACTCTAGGAACTACATAATTAATATCTTCTGCATTAAATTGCGTGGATTCTTCATATGGAATATTTATAGTCTCATTGTCTGAACGTGTTTCTTCCGAGTGTGACCATGGACTACAGGTTCTTGTTGAAAGATTAGAACAGTGTTCATTTTCATCAAAGGCACTATTTTTGGTCCATATTAGCAATCTAGACTGTGTTTTCCCAAGAATATTAGCAGTGCTACTAGAATCTGCATTTTCATTTCCCAAGTTGAGTGTTTCAAAAGAAAATGGTAAAACAGAGTTACTGCATTGCACTTCAAACACTGAAAAACATGAGTTTATACCAGACCCTTCATTAATATCTGAAAAGAGCTCTTGATTGCCAGCAAGCATGTGTGAATTAAGCATTGTGCTGTCTAGGATGGGGGAGAATCTGATCGGAGAATCTCCTCCAAAACTTTCCCCATCTGCATCACCAGAACTAGAAGATGAACAGCACTCCCAAAATTGAGCTAAATTACTAAGATCTTGCAAGAACCACCCTTCAGCACCAACAGAGCTGGTCGAATCAGTCCATATTGCACTTTCCCCTTGCAACTCCATTCCATCTAACACTATGCAACATTCTGCCTCAAAATCAGTTTTTTCTTTACTCTTCTGTCGAATCATATTTAAAATCCGACTCTCCCCTTGCATCGTATCTGAGGCACCAGGATCCAACATGGATTGATCAATATCCACTTCATAGAAGTGCGTTAGTTCTGACAGATGAACATCATCTAAATACTTGTCGTCCTCTGGTTGAGAACATATTGAGGTCCCAGTGAGGTCAATATCCTCATTTAGAACTGCAGGCATTTCTACAAAGTGACCATCAATGAAAGTACCTGCTGCGAGGTATGTTTTATGAGTATTATTGTTGCTAATACAAAGACCATGCACTGATTCAGACAACTCTTCTACAGCCTCTGATGTTACTCCACATATATCTTCTCTGTTGCGGTACGTAGTCTCCAGCTTGCTTTTTCTGCTAAGAGGAACAAAGTACTCCGTAATCGGCTCAGTATACCACAAGGGCTCTTCTTTATATTCCTTTTCGTTTCTACTGTCTAAATACAAATCTTTTCCATCACTACCGCCagcttcttttcttccaatttctTTTAATGGCCTTTTACCTCTTTTGCACAGTTGTTTGATggacccgctgctgctgctgctgctgcttccgcTGTGGACTTTTCTATCAACCTTTTCACCAGATTTCACTGACAGCCTGCTCTGCCCATTCCGCCCTTTTTTACTCCGAACCTCTCTTGTTTTGTGTCTCACTTTAATACATTTCATGGATGCCTTGTATTCACCTTGATTACCACTAGAACTTGAGCCAGCCTCACTGGATCCTGATGACCAGGAGCGGGGACGCATCTTCCCTTCAGATTTATGTCGGACTTGCTTTTTGTACAAAACAGGCTTCTCCTCAACGGTGTTGTTACTGAACTTGTTTTCTTTCTCGTTTTTACTCTTCTTCTGCTGGGTTCTTTCCTGTACAGTGGCAGATACTTTATTACTTCGGTCTTTAGTTACTTCACTTTCACTATTGCAGTCCTTTGGAGAAGATGTATCCGTGCTAGTTGGTGGAACAGTGGATGAAGATGAGGAGCTAGAGTAAGAGCATACTTTGGATTTATTCCATACAGTCATAATTTCCTGCAGGCAAACTGGCTTTTCAGAAAGAGGAGGAAATGCTTCATAGTacctgaaagcaaaacaaaagggACATTTGGATTGTAGAGCTTCAGATAAGTATTAAAAAACCACAGCAAAACACTACCAGTCTAATTGCTAAAAATCTAGTTTGCATTACATATGCACATGCCACTCACTGCACTATTTGAATGATatcaaaaggaaaattaaaatgagCTTTAAAAGTGGTTATATTAATATATGTTTAGAAATATACTGCATACAAGTAAAACAATTTCCTTTTCAGAGACCACCAAACATCACTGTGGAGAGAAAACTTAGATGCTCACAACAGTGGCTCCAGGTTTATTAGATAATGTGGTAATTCACTACAGTCTTCTTAAATGTTTGATTTAGATGAAAAAGTCCTGAATTTCAGTTATATCAGTCCTgaatttcagtttttaaaattttcGTTTATGAAATGAGACACTATCTGTTACGTTCTACATAGTTTGATCATCCAGTTATTAAgaaaaagctattaaaaaaaGAGTAGGTTTTGAGTAGTTTAAGATGCTTAATAGCTTTATGCAAGAGGTACAAGATTAAAATATGGTTTTCTGCAACATTTATAGTACTATGTGTTTGGTAGTAGAGAGCTTTTCACTGAATCACATATACTTCAATGAAAACTTATTTAAAATTGTTAGAAGTCAGTTATATGAAATGCACATTAGCACAATCAATTCCCTGTAGACAAATCATCCATTTAGTAACATTTCTACCAGGCTGTTGCTACTATTAAGAGATACAGAAGCAGTTGTATCTCCAAGAGAGGTGAATGACAAAACTCCTGGGTAGTTCAGTAACAATGGACTCAGGTACTTGCTAACTAGGAGATCACTTTGGTTATCAAGAGTTTAAAGGTTACAAGAGTTTGTTTGCCATTTCTGCAATAGAAGACAGCAAGATCTGAATCCAGGAAACAAATTATTCTGTCCTTGTAAATCTACATGTCAATTAATGTTGTTTTAAAGGTTTTTGTCTGGTTGATTTAGTCTTCAGGAAACTAAAATAAAGTATGGTTTGAATGCTGTATATAGTCAAATGAAAGCAGTCTGGGCTTTGACAGAAATTAAATTAGCCCATGATACCAAATGCTTATATTTAAATATACAAGATTAACAAAAGAAGATGGCTTGAAAAGAAATGTATTTCTTAATATCCACAAAACTCCAGATTCCCCACTGAGTTAACTTCACTGTGTTAAAATATGTGAATAAAAAGATAAAAGCATctaagataataataataaaaaaaattgcatACATTTCTACTTGATCCTTTGCTGTGGGAGATAAATCAGTCTCAGGAGTCAAAGAGCCTTCTAACTTTTTGTGaatcttctcctctgttttggaAGAAAATTCCAAATGTTTAacagaaaaaatccaaaaaagaCTGTGCACTTTATAACAGTATTTAACAAAAAGCACCAGGATGTATAACCATAATAGTAGTAAAATTTCCATACAACACTGTAAATAACATTAAGAAATTATGAATTACCACCCAAGATTCAAGTTTTTCACACTTGTCCAGTCCTGCAAATCTGACCAAACATGACCAGCCAGCAGTTCCATGCAACCTCATGGCTAGCAATGCCCCTCTGCTGAATGTTTAACTGTTCCATGTCCAAATCCTTATCTCATTCTTGGATTGCTACAGAcacaaaaaatatttcttaaaaatcAACTGTTTAACTAAATGTTTTTACTACTGGCCACACACTTCTCATGTGTTTCACTAAAAGGAAATATCCTAGCAGTAATTTTTGAGCTTTGAGTGGATGTAAAGGCATATTTCCTGTGTGAGAGGTGACTGAATATTTTCTAATTCTTTATATTCCaatgtttaaaattaaaaaaaaaaagagacatactatttttttattttatattttccaaAATAAATGCTCAATATCACATTGGTTCAAGAAGAAATTCACAGCATTATGAAATACTAAGAGCTAAGAATTacagtttaaaaacaaaaacagggaATAGAAACAGCTAAAACCATGCTTTAAGCAGGTAAATGTTTCTCTTATTTACAGCTATTTATACTACATAATAAGCATATTAATTTTACTCTAACTGTCCAAggctgctgctgtgtgcctgaGTAAACATTTAGGTGTGATGACCTTTCACTAGAGACAATACAACTTTACATTATGTTCCCTCTCCCCTGAGTTTGACATCATAAAGTGCCCATTATCATTCCCCTATAGCCCAGAAATTTTAAGTAGTGGTGGTTATTTGGATGCTTTTCACACAAATTGTTTCCACATAATTATTTTGAGGCAAACCTGCTCTTTGCAAGCACCAATACACAAAAGGAATAGAATCAAGCCTACCTTATTTTCATTACTTTTGGTAGAAAGGGGAGATGCTGAATTTGGAATATTTACTAAAAATGCAGGCACAGCTGGATATGAATAGTTATAGCTTTTAATGAAGAAAGCTCCATTTGTGACTGGCTATTTCTTAGTAAATAAAGCATAGCAATACAAAATTGCTTAAATtatttgaatgaaattattcaaatgtatttt includes these proteins:
- the KIAA0232 gene encoding uncharacterized protein KIAA0232 homolog isoform X2, translated to MRPICTVVVDGLPSESSSSSYPGPVSVSEMSLLHALGPVQTWLGQELEKCGIDAMIYTRYVLSLLLHDSYDYDLQEQCHQVWQGNGTLKSGLRFCQENDIFLGWEKGAYKKWGKSKKKCSDLTLEEMKKQAAVQCLRSASDESSGIETLVEELCSKLKDLQSKQEEKIHKKLEGSLTPETDLSPTAKDQVEMYYEAFPPLSEKPVCLQEIMTVWNKSKVCSYSSSSSSSTVPPTSTDTSSPKDCNSESEVTKDRSNKVSATVQERTQQKKSKNEKENKFSNNTVEEKPVLYKKQVRHKSEGKMRPRSWSSGSSEAGSSSSGNQGEYKASMKCIKVRHKTREVRSKKGRNGQSRLSVKSGEKVDRKVHSGSSSSSSSGSIKQLCKRGKRPLKEIGRKEAGGSDGKDLYLDSRNEKEYKEEPLWYTEPITEYFVPLSRKSKLETTYRNREDICGVTSEAVEELSESVHGLCISNNNTHKTYLAAGTFIDGHFVEMPAVLNEDIDLTGTSICSQPEDDKYLDDVHLSELTHFYEVDIDQSMLDPGASDTMQGESRILNMIRQKSKEKTDFEAECCIVLDGMELQGESAIWTDSTSSVGAEGWFLQDLSNLAQFWECCSSSSSGDADGESFGGDSPIRFSPILDSTMLNSHMLAGNQELFSDINEGSGINSCFSVFEVQCSNSVLPFSFETLNLGNENADSSSTANILGKTQSRLLIWTKNSAFDENEHCSNLSTRTCSPWSHSEETRSDNETINIPYEESTQFNAEDINYVVPRVSSNYVDEEILDFLPEETCQQQARSLGEMPTLIFKKKSKLESVCGIQLEQKAESKDYETTQGCRESSPHGDGYSSGVIKDIWTNMTDRNSAAMVEIEGIEDELFSTDVNNYCCCLDTEAKVETLQEPNKAVQRSEYHLWEGQKENVEKRAFVSNDLSKVDGGDYTTPSKPWDVNQDKENSFILGGVYGELKTFNSDGEWAVVPPGHSKGSLLQCAASDVVTIAGTDVFMTPGNSFAPGHRQLWRPFVSFEQNEQSKSGDNGLNKGFSFIFHEDLLGACGNFQVEEPGLEYSFSSFDLNNPFSQVLHVECSFEPEGIASFSPSFKPKSILCSDSDSEVLHPRICGVDRTQYRAIRISPRTHFRPISASELSPGGGSESEFESEKDEGSIAVPPQVDVFEDPQADLKPLEEDAEKEGHYYGKSELESGKFLPRLKKSGMEKSAQTSLDSQEESAGMLPVGNQDPCLECSMKESLEGRVVESSKVNCRIVEPREETGRFCSCKAGCHFPTYEDNPVSSGEHEERMSGSQEKQCWWEKALYSPLFPASQCEECYTNAKGENGVGELADVKEVSNDDEHLLDFNMVSSVYEARCADDINAEAKPNGFRKKIYSSDSSSSEDTASEGGSEWADPCEEELFSRTQL
- the KIAA0232 gene encoding uncharacterized protein KIAA0232 homolog isoform X3, giving the protein MRPICTVVVDGLPSESSSSSYPGPVSVSEMSLLHALGPVQTWLGQELEKCGIDAMIYTRYVLSLLLHDSYDYDLQEQENDIFLGWEKGAYKKWGKSKKKCSDLTLEEMKKQAAVQCLRSASDESSGIETLVEELCSKLKDLQSKQEEKIHKKLEGSLTPETDLSPTAKDQVEMYYEAFPPLSEKPVCLQEIMTVWNKSKVCSYSSSSSSSTVPPTSTDTSSPKDCNSESEVTKDRSNKVSATVQERTQQKKSKNEKENKFSNNTVEEKPVLYKKQVRHKSEGKMRPRSWSSGSSEAGSSSSGNQGEYKASMKCIKVRHKTREVRSKKGRNGQSRLSVKSGEKVDRKVHSGSSSSSSSGSIKQLCKRGKRPLKEIGRKEAGGSDGKDLYLDSRNEKEYKEEPLWYTEPITEYFVPLSRKSKLETTYRNREDICGVTSEAVEELSESVHGLCISNNNTHKTYLAAGTFIDGHFVEMPAVLNEDIDLTGTSICSQPEDDKYLDDVHLSELTHFYEVDIDQSMLDPGASDTMQGESRILNMIRQKSKEKTDFEAECCIVLDGMELQGESAIWTDSTSSVGAEGWFLQDLSNLAQFWECCSSSSSGDADGESFGGDSPIRFSPILDSTMLNSHMLAGNQELFSDINEGSGINSCFSVFEVQCSNSVLPFSFETLNLGNENADSSSTANILGKTQSRLLIWTKNSAFDENEHCSNLSTRTCSPWSHSEETRSDNETINIPYEESTQFNAEDINYVVPRVSSNYVDEEILDFLPEETCQQQARSLGEMPTLIFKKKSKLESVCGIQLEQKAESKDYETTQGCRESSPHGDGYSSGVIKDIWTNMTDRNSAAMVEIEGIEDELFSTDVNNYCCCLDTEAKVETLQEPNKAVQRSEYHLWEGQKENVEKRAFVSNDLSKVDGGDYTTPSKPWDVNQDKENSFILGGVYGELKTFNSDGEWAVVPPGHSKGSLLQCAASDVVTIAGTDVFMTPGNSFAPGHRQLWRPFVSFEQNEQSKSGDNGLNKGFSFIFHEDLLGACGNFQVEEPGLEYSFSSFDLNNPFSQVLHVECSFEPEGIASFSPSFKPKSILCSDSDSEVLHPRICGVDRTQYRAIRISPRTHFRPISASELSPGGGSESEFESEKDEGSIAVPPQVDVFEDPQADLKPLEEDAEKEGHYYGKSELESGKFLPRLKKSGMEKSAQTSLDSQEESAGMLPVGNQDPCLECSMKESLEGRVVESSKVNCRIVEPREETGRFCSCKAGCHFPTYEDNPVSSGEHEERMSGSQEKQCWWEKALYSPLFPASQCEECYTNAKGENGVGELADVKEVSNDDEHLLDFNMVSSVYEARCADDINAEAKPNGFRKKIYSSDSSSSEDTASEGGSEWADPCEEELFSRTQL
- the KIAA0232 gene encoding uncharacterized protein KIAA0232 homolog isoform X7 gives rise to the protein MSSGIETLVEELCSKLKDLQSKQEEKIHKKLEGSLTPETDLSPTAKDQVEMYYEAFPPLSEKPVCLQEIMTVWNKSKVCSYSSSSSSSTVPPTSTDTSSPKDCNSESEVTKDRSNKVSATVQERTQQKKSKNEKENKFSNNTVEEKPVLYKKQVRHKSEGKMRPRSWSSGSSEAGSSSSGNQGEYKASMKCIKVRHKTREVRSKKGRNGQSRLSVKSGEKVDRKVHSGSSSSSSSGSIKQLCKRGKRPLKEIGRKEAGGSDGKDLYLDSRNEKEYKEEPLWYTEPITEYFVPLSRKSKLETTYRNREDICGVTSEAVEELSESVHGLCISNNNTHKTYLAAGTFIDGHFVEMPAVLNEDIDLTGTSICSQPEDDKYLDDVHLSELTHFYEVDIDQSMLDPGASDTMQGESRILNMIRQKSKEKTDFEAECCIVLDGMELQGESAIWTDSTSSVGAEGWFLQDLSNLAQFWECCSSSSSGDADGESFGGDSPIRFSPILDSTMLNSHMLAGNQELFSDINEGSGINSCFSVFEVQCSNSVLPFSFETLNLGNENADSSSTANILGKTQSRLLIWTKNSAFDENEHCSNLSTRTCSPWSHSEETRSDNETINIPYEESTQFNAEDINYVVPRVSSNYVDEEILDFLPEETCQQQARSLGEMPTLIFKKKSKLESVCGIQLEQKAESKDYETTQGCRESSPHGDGYSSGVIKDIWTNMTDRNSAAMVEIEGIEDELFSTDVNNYCCCLDTEAKVETLQEPNKAVQRSEYHLWEGQKENVEKRAFVSNDLSKVDGGDYTTPSKPWDVNQDKENSFILGGVYGELKTFNSDGEWAVVPPGHSKGSLLQCAASDVVTIAGTDVFMTPGNSFAPGHRQLWRPFVSFEQNEQSKSGDNGLNKGFSFIFHEDLLGACGNFQVEEPGLEYSFSSFDLNNPFSQVLHVECSFEPEGIASFSPSFKPKSILCSDSDSEVLHPRICGVDRTQYRAIRISPRTHFRPISASELSPGGGSESEFESEKDEGSIAVPPQVDVFEDPQADLKPLEEDAEKEGHYYGKSELESGKFLPRLKKSGMEKSAQTSLDSQEESAGMLPVGNQDPCLECSMKESLEGRVVESSKVNCRIVEPREETGRFCSCKAGCHFPTYEDNPVSSGEHEERMSGSQEKQCWWEKALYSPLFPASQCEECYTNAKGENGVGELADVKEVSNDDEHLLDFNMVSSVYEARCADDINAEAKPNGFRKKIYSSDSSSSEDTASEGGSEWADPCEEELFSRTQL
- the KIAA0232 gene encoding uncharacterized protein KIAA0232 homolog isoform X4 codes for the protein MRPICTVVVDGLPSESSSSSYPGPVSVSEMSLLHALGPVQTWLGQELEKCGIDAMIYTRYVLSLLLHDSYDYDLQEQCHQVWQGNGTLKSGLRFCQENDIFLGWEKGAYKKWGKSKKKCSDLTLEEMKKQAAVQCLRSASDESSGIETLVEELCSKLKDLQSKQEEKIHKKLEGSLTPETDLSPTAKDQVEMYYEAFPPLSEKPVCLQEIMTVWNKSKVCSYSSSSSSSTVPPTSTDTSSPKDCNSESEVTKDRSNKVSATVQERTQQKKSKNEKENKFSNNTVEEKPVLYKKQVRHKSEGKMRPRSWSSGSSEAGSSSSGNQGEYKASMKCIKVRHKTREVRSKKGRNGQSRLSVKSGEKVDRKVHSGSSSSSSSGSIKQLCKRGKRPLKEIGRKEAGGSDGKDLYLDSRNEKEYKEEPLWYTEPITEYFVPLSRKSKLETTYRNREDICGVTSEAVEELSESVHGLCISNNNTHKTYLAAGTFIDGHFVEMPAVLNEDIDLTGTSICSQPEDDKYLDDVHLSELTHFYEVDIDQSMLDPGASDTMQGESRILNMIRQKSKEKTDFEAECCIVLDGMELQGESAIWTDSTSSVGAEGWFLQDLSNLAQFWECCSSSSSGDADGESFGGDSPIRFSPILDSTMLNSHMLAGNQELFSDINEGSGINSCFSVFEVQCSNSVLPFSFETLNLGNENADSSSTANILGKTQSRLLIWTKNSAFDENEHCSNLSTRTCSPWSHSEETRSDNETINIPYEESTQFNAEDINYVVPRVSSNYVDEEILDFLPEETCQQQARSLGEMPTLIFKKKSKLESVCGIQLEQKAESKDYETTQGCRESSPHGDGYSSGVIKDIWTNMTDRNSAAMVEIEGIEDELFSTDVNNYCCCLDTEAKVETLQEPNKAVQRSEYHLWEGQKENVEKRAFVSNDLSKVDGGDYTTPSKPWDVNQDKENSFILGGVYGELKTFNSDGEWAVVPPGHSKGSLLQCAASDVVTIAGTDVFMTPGNSFAPGHRQLWRPFVSFEQNEQSKSGDNGLNKGFSFIFHEDLLGACGNFQVEEPGLEYSFSSFDLNNPFSQVLHVECSFEPEGIASFSPSFKPKSILCSDSDSEVLHPRICGVDRTQYRAIRISPRTHFRPISASELSPGGGSESEFESEKDEGSIAVPPQVDVFEDPQADLKPLEEDAEKEGHYYGKSELESGKFLPRLKKSGMEKSAQTSLDSQEESAGMLPVGNQDPCLECSMKESLEGRVVESSKVNCRIVEPREETGRFCSCKAGCHFPTYEDNPVSSGEHEERMSGSQEKQCWWEKALYSPLFPASQCEECYTNAKGENGVGELADVKEVSNDDEHLLDFNMMKAFM
- the KIAA0232 gene encoding uncharacterized protein KIAA0232 homolog isoform X5, which gives rise to MRPICTVVVDGLPSESSSSSYPGPVSVSEMSLLHALGPVQTWLGQELEKCGIDAMIYTRYVLSLLLHDSYDYDLQEQCHQVWQGNGTLKSGLRFCQENDIFLGWEKGAYKKWGKSKKKCSDLTLEEMKKQAAVQCLRSASDESSGIETLVEELCSKLKDLQSKQEEKIHKKLEGSLTPETDLSPTAKDQVEMYYEAFPPLSEKPVCLQEIMTVWNKSKVCSYSSSSSSSTVPPTSTDTSSPKDCNSESEVTKDRSNKVSATVQERTQQKKSKNEKENKFSNNTVEEKPVLYKKQVRHKSEGKMRPRSWSSGSSEAGSSSSGNQGEYKASMKCIKVRHKTREVRSKKGRNGQSRLSVKSGEKVDRKVHSGSSSSSSSGSIKQLCKRGKRPLKEIGRKEAGGSDGKDLYLDSRNEKEYKEEPLWYTEPITEYFVPLSRKSKLETTYRNREDICGVTSEAVEELSESVHGLCISNNNTHKTYLAAGTFIDGHFVEMPAVLNEDIDLTGTSICSQPEDDKYLDDVHLSELTHFYEVDIDQSMLDPGASDTMQGESRILNMIRQKSKEKTDFEAECCIVLDGMELQGESAIWTDSTSSVGAEGWFLQDLSNLAQFWECCSSSSSGDADGESFGGDSPIRFSPILDSTMLNSHMLAGNQELFSDINEGSGINSCFSVFEVQCSNSVLPFSFETLNLGNENADSSSTANILGKTQSRLLIWTKNSAFDENEHCSNLSTRTCSPWSHSEETRSDNETINIPYEESTQFNAEDINYVVPRVSSNYVDEEILDFLPEETCQQQARSLGEMPTLIFKKKSKLESVCGIQLEQKAESKDYETTQGCRESSPHGDGYSSGVIKDIWTNMTDRNSAAMVEIEGIEDELFSTDVNNYCCCLDTEAKVETLQEPNKAVQRSEYHLWEGQKENVEKRAFVSNDLSKVDGGDYTTPSKPWDVNQDKENSFILGGVYGELKTFNSDGEWAVVPPGHSKGSLLQCAASDVVTIAGTDVFMTPGNSFAPGHRQLWRPFVSFEQNEQSKSGDNGLNKGFSFIFHEDLLGACGNFQVEEPGLEYSFSSFDLNNPFSQVLHVECSFEPEGIASFSPSFKPKSILCSDSDSEVLHPRICGVDRTQYRAIRISPRTHFRPISASELSPGGGSESEFESEKDEGSIAVPPQVDVFEDPQADLKPLEEDAEKEGHYYGKSELESGKFLPRLKKSGMEKSAQTSLDSQEESAGMLPVGNQDPCLECSMKESLEGRVVESSKVNCRIVEPREETGRFCSCKAGCHFPTYEDNPVSSGEHEEVSSVYEARCADDINAEAKPNGFRKKIYSSDSSSSEDTASEGGSEWADPCEEELFSRTQL
- the KIAA0232 gene encoding uncharacterized protein KIAA0232 homolog isoform X6, with protein sequence MRPICTVVVDGLPSESSSSSYPGPVSVSEMSLLHALGPVQTWLGQELEKCGIDAMIYTRYVLSLLLHDSYDYDLQEQCHQVWQGNGTLKSGLRFCQENDIFLGWEKGAYKKWGKSKKKCSDLTLEEMKKQAAVQCLRSASDESSGIETLVEELCSKLKDLQSKQEEKIHKKLEGSLTPETDLSPTAKDQVEMYYEAFPPLSEKPVCLQEIMTVWNKSKVCSYSSSSSSSTVPPTSTDTSSPKDCNSESEVTKDRSNKVSATVQERTQQKKSKNEKENKFSNNTVEEKPVLYKKQVRHKSEGKMRPRSWSSGSSEAGSSSSGNQGEYKASMKCIKVRHKTREVRSKKGRNGQSRLSVKSGEKVDRKVHSGSSSSSSSGSIKQLCKRGKRPLKEIGRKEAGGSDGKDLYLDSRNEKEYKEEPLWYTEPITEYFVPLSRKSKLETTYRNREDICGVTSEAVEELSESVHGLCISNNNTHKTYLAAGTFIDGHFVEMPAVLNEDIDLTGTSICSQPEDDKYLDDVHLSELTHFYEVDIDQSMLDPGASDTMQGESRILNMIRQKSKEKTDFEAECCIVLDGMELQGESAIWTDSTSSVGAEGWFLQDLSNLAQFWECCSSSSSGDADGESFGGDSPIRFSPILDSTMLNSHMLAGNQELFSDINEGSGINSCFSVFEVQCSNSVLPFSFETLNLGNENADSSSTANILGKTQSRLLIWTKNSAFDENEHCSNLSTRTCSPWSHSEETRSDNETINIPYEESTQFNAEDINYVVPRVSSNYVDEEILDFLPEETCQQQARSLGEMPTLIFKKKSKLESVCGIQLEQKAESKDYETTQGCRESSPHGDGYSSGVIKDIWTNMTDRNSAAMVEIEGIEDELFSTDVNNYCCCLDTEAKVETLQEPNKAVQRSEYHLWEGQKENVEKRAFVSNDLSKVDGGDYTTPSKPWDVNQDKENSFILGGVYGELKTFNSDGEWAVVPPGHSKGSLLQCAASDVVTIAGTDVFMTPGNSFAPGHRQLWRPFVSFEQNEQSKSGDNGLNKGFSFIFHEDLLGACGNFQVEEPGLEYSFSSFDLNNPFSQVLHVECSFEPEGIASFSPSFKPKSILCSDSDSEVLHPRICGVDRTQYRAIRISPRTHFRPISASELSPGGGSESEFESEKDEGSIAVPPQVDVFEDPQADLKPLEEDAEKEGHYYGKSELESGKFLPRLKKSGMEKSAQTSLDSQEESAGMLPVGNQDPCLECSMKESLEGRVVESSKVNCRIVEPREETGRFCSCKAGCHFPTYEDNPVSSGEHEEMKAFM
- the KIAA0232 gene encoding uncharacterized protein KIAA0232 homolog isoform X1; translation: MRPICTVVVDGLPSESSSSSYPGPVSVSEMSLLHALGPVQTWLGQELEKCGIDAMIYTRYVLSLLLHDSYDYDLQEQENDIFLGWEKGAYKKWGKSKKKCSDLTLEEMKKQAAVQCLRSASDESSGIETLVEELCSKLKDLQSKQEEKIHKKLEGSLTPETDLSPTAKDQVEMYYEAFPPLSEKPVCLQEIMTVWNKSKVCSYSSSSSSSTVPPTSTDTSSPKDCNSESEVTKDRSNKVSATVQERTQQKKSKNEKENKFSNNTVEEKPVLYKKQVRHKSEGKMRPRSWSSGSSEAGSSSSGNQGEYKASMKCIKVRHKTREVRSKKGRNGQSRLSVKSGEKVDRKVHSGSSSSSSSGSIKQLCKRGKRPLKEIGRKEAGGSDGKDLYLDSRNEKEYKEEPLWYTEPITEYFVPLSRKSKLETTYRNREDICGVTSEAVEELSESVHGLCISNNNTHKTYLAAGTFIDGHFVEMPAVLNEDIDLTGTSICSQPEDDKYLDDVHLSELTHFYEVDIDQSMLDPGASDTMQGESRILNMIRQKSKEKTDFEAECCIVLDGMELQGESAIWTDSTSSVGAEGWFLQDLSNLAQFWECCSSSSSGDADGESFGGDSPIRFSPILDSTMLNSHMLAGNQELFSDINEGSGINSCFSVFEVQCSNSVLPFSFETLNLGNENADSSSTANILGKTQSRLLIWTKNSAFDENEHCSNLSTRTCSPWSHSEETRSDNETINIPYEESTQFNAEDINYVVPRVSSNYVDEEILDFLPEETCQQQARSLGEMPTLIFKKKSKLESVCGIQLEQKAESKDYETTQGCRESSPHGDGYSSGVIKDIWTNMTDRNSAAMVEIEGIEDELFSTDVNNYCCCLDTEAKVETLQEPNKAVQRSEYHLWEGQKENVEKRAFVSNDLSKVDGGDYTTPSKPWDVNQDKENSFILGGVYGELKTFNSDGEWAVVPPGHSKGSLLQCAASDVVTIAGTDVFMTPGNSFAPGHRQLWRPFVSFEQNEQSKSGDNGLNKGFSFIFHEDLLGACGNFQVEEPGLEYSFSSFDLNNPFSQVLHVECSFEPEGIASFSPSFKPKSILCSDSDSEVLHPRICGVDRTQYRAIRISPRTHFRPISASELSPGGGSESEFESEKDEGSIAVPPQVDVFEDPQADLKPLEEDAEKEGHYYGKSELESGKFLPRLKKSGMEKSAQTSLDSQEESAGMLPVGNQDPCLECSMKESLEGRVVESSKVNCRIVEPREETGRFCSCKAGCHFPTYEDNPVSSGEHEERMSGSQEKQCWWEKALYSPLFPASQCEECYTNAKGENGVGELADVKEVSNDDEHLLDFNMVSLSMVWGRKFISYFIRVGYCIFPFITVLSLPSNEIPAKTFKSFSSLTLFFNVLCILSILLKVPQGVVLWGVQPFVQTAVLLVDKQSQFPLGMLAICLS